The genome window TTCACCTTTGTTTATATACTTTTTAGAAACTTTAACCGAATACTCTCTTGCCTTAGTAAATGAATATACATTAGTTTCATATACATCTTTATCCAAATTTTTAGATTCCGATTTTTTTGCAAATACTACAGGTGCATTATCAAAATACTGTGAAACGATTGATGCTATAGCTATTCCTGAAGCTTCTATTGTAAATATCTTATCCACCTTTTCTCCTTTAAATCTCTCTTTAAACTCTCTTCCTATTTCATTTAAAAAAGCCACATCAATTTGATGATTTAAAAAGCTATCAACTCTTAGTATATCATTTCCTGAAACACTACCTTCTCTCAATATCTTTTCTTGTAAAGCCTTCATTGAACTCCCACCTAACCTTTTCTAAAATTATATTAATAAAAAAATTATATTTACTCTAATTTTGCTATCTATTCTTGTAAGTATTTTATATTAAAATACTAAAAAAGCTCCTGTCTATATCATAGACAGGAGCTTAAAATTCAAAGTAATTAACTTAATATATAATTTAAAATAAGTATAAACTATATCTTCTTCACTCCTGTAGTCAAGCTATTAATGGTAGCTTGGTAGAAACATTTGAACCATATTATCAAAAATATACAGGTAAATATATTAATTTATTCTTTTTAATTATATATTATAATTCTCTATTATTCAACAAATAATTCAAACTGTGTAGAGTAATATATTATAGATACTTCATCAGAATTAAATTTTTTCAAGTAAATTTATAAATTTTCCATAAATATATAACTTTTTTCTATATTATTTAAAAGTTCTTCATCATTGTTTATATTAGCTATTTTAGCAACAGCTTTTTTTACTCCATTAGACTTTATCAACTCTTGTAATTCTACACTTTGGGCATCCTCGCTATTGTTATAATGAAGTGCTGCACCTATTCCAAGAATCAAATTGTCAACTGATAAGCCATATGATTTTGCTGTCATTAAAGGTTTAATCAATCTATCTTTATCACTTAATTTTCTTAATGGCTCTCTTCCAACTCTTACTACATCATCATTAAGATACGGATTTTTAAACCTATTTAAAATCTTATCAATATATTTATAATGTGCTTCTGAATCAAAATTGTATTTTTTGATTAACCCTTCTCCACTTTCTATCATTGCATTTTTAACTATATCACAGATGTATTCATCTTTTATACTTTCTTCTATAGTCTTATATCCTTTTAAATATCCTATATAAGCTGTTATAGCATGACCTGTATTCAGTGTAAACAATTTACGTTCTATATAAGCCATAAGATTATCAGCTAAATTCATTCCAACTATAGTTGGTATTTCTCCTTTAAATCCTTGCTTTTCAACATTCCATTCATAAAAATTTTCAACTGTTACATCAAGAGGATTTTCATTTTTACCAGGAGGAACTATTCTATCAACTGAACAATTTGGAAAACCAACATACATCTCTAAATACTCTACTTCTTCTTTATTCAAATACTTAAGTACCTCTTCTTTTAAAGAAGAACTTGCATATATTGCATTTTCACAAGCTATTATATTTAGATTACTTGTTAATCCCTTTTCTTTTCTAGTCTTTATACCTTTTGCAATTGTAGAAGCTATTTTAGTCAAAACTAAAGGTCCAACTGCTGTAGTTATTATTTCAGCCTCTACAATCTCATCTATTATTTCTTCTTTTATAGATGAAACTGCACTTATATTATCAATTACTTCATCTATACATTCTACATCTCTTATGCGTATAGTATATTTTTTATCTTTGTTTATTAAGTTTAATATCTCTTCGTTTACATCAGCAAATACTACATGATAACCTGATTTAACTAATAAACCTCCAATAAATCCTCTTCCAATATTTCCTGCTCCAAACTGAATTGCCTTTTTCATTTTAAGTTCCTCCTAAGATTAGTTGGCAAAAGCTTCCATAAAAGCTTGTTTGTCATTTGAATTTTTTAGTCTTTCTGTTAAATCATCATCTAAAACTACTGCTATATTGGATAGTATTTCTAAATGTTCATCTCCAACACCAGCTATTCCTATTAATAAATATGCTTTTTCTCCATCAAAATCTATACCATTAGGGAATTGTAATATAACTATTCCTGAAGATAATATTTCTTTTTTTGCTTCGTTTACACCATGTGGAATAGCAACTCCCATTCCCATATATGTAGTCATTACTTTTTCTCTTTCTAACATTGCTGGTATATATTCTTCTTTTACATATCCATTTTCAACTAATTTTCTTCCTGCTAAAGTTATAGCTTCTTCCTTTGAAACACTATCTAATCCTAAAAATATATTATTCTCATTCAATACTTTACTCATAATATCAACCTTCCTTTTTAATATTAATTTTATTTATCTATAAATGCTTTTAATCTGTTTGTATAAAAATTAAAAACTATATCTTTTATTTCTAATCTTATCTCTTCTATAGAAAATTTATTTATTTTATTAGTAAAAATTATGTTATCTATTAGCGAACCACTTATTTCACTCATTATTTGTCTTTGATAACTTGGTGAATTTTTAGGAAGTAACATAAAAACTACATTGTCGATTTCTTCATTTGAATCTAGCATGATTCCATTCTCTAGTTTTATTATCGCTAACTTCATAATATCTATTCTTTCATTCATACAATGTAACAACAGAATTTTTGATTCTTCTATATATGGAATTGAAATTTTTAATCTTTCTTTTAAAGATTCTTCTATAGATATTATATCTTCACTAGATTTTACAAATATTTTTGATGAGTCTACAATAAGCTCACTTAAATCTTTACTTTCAAATTTTTCAAATCGAATTTCCTCTAAAAATTGAAGAATATCTTTTCCTATATTCATACTTTCTGTTATCTGTTCGTATACTTTATCCTTATTTTTAGTATCATTTTTTACATTTAAATTAATTAATTTATTTTGAGCTATAGACTTTATTTTTTCCTTGATTATCTGTTCGTCATCTAAACTCATAAATGGACCTACACATATATAATCTAAATTTGTATTTAATTCTACTGTAGACACAATTAAATCAACATCTTTTTCCCTCAAATACTCTTCATCTATATTTATAGCTGAAATGGTTTCAA of Clostridioides sp. ES-S-0054-01 contains these proteins:
- a CDS encoding xanthine phosphoribosyltransferase, producing MKALQEKILREGSVSGNDILRVDSFLNHQIDVAFLNEIGREFKERFKGEKVDKIFTIEASGIAIASIVSQYFDNAPVVFAKKSESKNLDKDVYETNVYSFTKAREYSVKVSKKYINKGENILIVDDFLANGRAALGLKDLIEQADANLVGVGIVIEKGFQAGGALLKANDVRLESLAVVESIDNGTVKFR
- a CDS encoding mannitol-1-phosphate 5-dehydrogenase; translation: MKKAIQFGAGNIGRGFIGGLLVKSGYHVVFADVNEEILNLINKDKKYTIRIRDVECIDEVIDNISAVSSIKEEIIDEIVEAEIITTAVGPLVLTKIASTIAKGIKTRKEKGLTSNLNIIACENAIYASSSLKEEVLKYLNKEEVEYLEMYVGFPNCSVDRIVPPGKNENPLDVTVENFYEWNVEKQGFKGEIPTIVGMNLADNLMAYIERKLFTLNTGHAITAYIGYLKGYKTIEESIKDEYICDIVKNAMIESGEGLIKKYNFDSEAHYKYIDKILNRFKNPYLNDDVVRVGREPLRKLSDKDRLIKPLMTAKSYGLSVDNLILGIGAALHYNNSEDAQSVELQELIKSNGVKKAVAKIANINNDEELLNNIEKSYIFMENL
- a CDS encoding PTS sugar transporter subunit IIA; translation: MSKVLNENNIFLGLDSVSKEEAITLAGRKLVENGYVKEEYIPAMLEREKVMTTYMGMGVAIPHGVNEAKKEILSSGIVILQFPNGIDFDGEKAYLLIGIAGVGDEHLEILSNIAVVLDDDLTERLKNSNDKQAFMEAFAN